From the genome of Polyangiaceae bacterium, one region includes:
- a CDS encoding protein phosphatase 2C domain-containing protein has product MHCAVRGVFVDCAELSDPGHEPTKQINEDTCAFAQTSHGLLSVVCDGMGGHSAGREASSTAMRTIVEHMSLASDTEPAHALSAAIQHAAREVYAVGGDVPAEVRPGSTCVALLLHDGWTEVAHVGDSRAYLYRGGALTRLTRDHSMVQQMLDHGMITAEEAIEHPDANKITRALGMLETVEVELRPEPLRLVTGDVLLLCTDGLTDLVSDGDMTMLIGSHADKGPEHLCKTLVGVALARGGWDNVTVQVLIVRELSKAQGATVVLESTEGRGNTVVDGPAGGAGGARGAGPTLMEEPAPERTTLPGGPGSPLTPFREDSPTNGVQRRGAGPARAVVWSAAAVTAVIVLGVLGWALARKLRAPEPEPVPPPPPPVETSAAKTPTIAPPTELSASPEPPPPLPEAGPDADAALP; this is encoded by the coding sequence GTGCACTGCGCCGTCAGAGGCGTGTTCGTCGACTGCGCGGAGCTCAGCGACCCCGGCCACGAACCCACCAAGCAGATCAACGAGGACACGTGTGCGTTTGCGCAGACGAGCCACGGCTTGCTCTCGGTCGTGTGCGACGGCATGGGCGGGCATTCCGCCGGGCGCGAAGCAAGTAGCACGGCCATGCGCACGATCGTCGAGCACATGTCCCTGGCCAGTGACACGGAGCCTGCACATGCGCTTTCCGCGGCAATTCAGCACGCTGCGCGAGAGGTATACGCCGTGGGTGGCGACGTGCCCGCGGAGGTACGTCCCGGGTCCACCTGTGTCGCACTCTTGCTCCACGACGGATGGACTGAAGTCGCTCACGTCGGCGACTCGCGCGCCTACCTGTATCGAGGGGGCGCGCTCACGCGGCTGACACGGGATCATTCCATGGTCCAGCAGATGCTGGACCATGGAATGATCACCGCCGAAGAAGCAATCGAGCACCCGGATGCCAACAAGATTACTCGTGCTTTGGGCATGCTCGAAACCGTGGAGGTCGAGCTCCGTCCAGAACCGTTGCGCCTAGTCACCGGGGACGTGCTCTTGCTCTGCACGGACGGACTCACCGACTTGGTCAGTGACGGCGACATGACGATGTTGATCGGCAGCCACGCCGACAAAGGGCCGGAACACCTGTGCAAGACCTTGGTCGGCGTGGCTCTGGCTCGAGGCGGCTGGGACAACGTCACGGTACAAGTGCTCATCGTGCGCGAGCTGAGCAAGGCGCAGGGGGCGACGGTGGTCCTGGAGAGCACCGAGGGGCGTGGCAACACCGTCGTCGATGGACCCGCGGGCGGCGCGGGCGGCGCGCGCGGCGCGGGCCCGACCTTGATGGAGGAACCGGCGCCGGAGCGCACGACCTTGCCGGGCGGCCCCGGCTCGCCCTTGACGCCCTTCCGCGAGGACAGTCCGACGAACGGAGTGCAACGCCGCGGCGCTGGTCCCGCGAGGGCAGTCGTCTGGAGCGCTGCAGCCGTCACAGCGGTGATCGTGCTCGGCGTCCTGGGCTGGGCGCTCGCCCGAAAGCTACGCGCGCCAGAGCCGGAACCGGTGCCCCCGCCGCCCCCGCCAGTGGAAACTTCCGCGGCAAAAACCCCCACAATCGCCCCGCCAACGGAGCTGTCCGCTAGCCCAGAGCCGCCGCCACCCCTACCGGAAGCAGGCCCCGACGCCGACGCGGCCCTCCCGTAA
- a CDS encoding FHA domain-containing protein, with protein MQSSLWALACLLWALGATAAPEAHLMRIDPRAAQDNGAPILTSVIEVVENKRVSEATQHCADDRGNGLFDCMSAALEKPYALYRPFPFPHQNAIFTVKVEGADHPAKYVSHTQWGDSQQQPGVGTAWLILIDADSRMKSGFDDAKQVAERFIQSMGPSDIVDVMFFNDRQVVKDSKWVTAAQKSRAQSFVSSQTGTYSSQGRNRSLLTIIKTAATDGFKSLGNVGENVKVPLHQAMVVLSSGFGGTDPSTTGPGAMQLQKYMTGGRFPEDNTALPKAPVPVISVYYPTRTYDEFRQNSMEFMQNLANPEIGGFFTVMQAGQGGRGGAIVNAVRARFAKMYIVKWRVACIAPAVTQTFSLNFTNVKPPILGDNSFKEVPVGIDPSTWPLDVNISYTQEMGKRQGGVYPGGKFKVYGDFCWGGDKGRAEVYFLPAGQQVPAALAGADVEKAKRTQQQLIAMGMKGAPTEASDTFVEFEAPDKDKILHGSGEQAVVRVIVYDNKALRTSGVTSDSIIQIKGTSAPFPLLWVLGGAFGLVVVLLLVVIIVKSGGKKRGGPPPPAPVVAGGYPPPGGYGPPGGGYPPPGGGYGGAPPPGGGYPPPGGGYPPPGGGYGASAPPLVNPVVAPLGGGGANKEFMYGNDGGPNAFGVTGDAPVPNPAPPNPYAAAAPPPTRATLTGAAGTFTIVAGVEMKAGRDGSACGILLTEPRVSGIHASLKLEGGQLLIRDENSNNGTQINGNRLTPGGWSPVLNGSLLRFGPVEFSVRLE; from the coding sequence ATGCAGAGCAGTTTGTGGGCGTTGGCCTGCCTGCTGTGGGCGCTCGGTGCCACGGCGGCGCCCGAAGCTCATCTCATGCGCATCGACCCGCGCGCGGCGCAAGACAACGGCGCTCCCATTCTCACCAGCGTCATTGAAGTAGTCGAGAACAAGCGCGTCAGCGAAGCGACGCAGCATTGCGCAGACGATCGCGGCAATGGCTTGTTCGACTGCATGTCCGCCGCGCTGGAAAAGCCCTACGCGCTCTACCGCCCCTTTCCCTTCCCTCACCAGAACGCGATCTTCACGGTCAAGGTGGAAGGCGCTGACCACCCAGCCAAGTACGTCAGCCATACCCAGTGGGGCGACAGCCAGCAACAGCCTGGAGTCGGCACCGCGTGGCTCATCCTGATCGATGCCGACAGCCGCATGAAGTCTGGCTTCGATGACGCGAAGCAAGTGGCGGAGCGCTTCATCCAGAGCATGGGACCGAGCGACATCGTCGACGTGATGTTCTTCAACGACCGCCAAGTGGTGAAGGACTCCAAGTGGGTCACAGCGGCGCAGAAGTCCCGGGCGCAGAGCTTCGTCAGCAGTCAAACCGGGACCTACAGCTCGCAAGGTCGCAACCGCTCCCTGCTCACCATCATCAAGACAGCGGCGACCGACGGCTTCAAGTCCCTTGGCAACGTCGGGGAGAACGTCAAGGTCCCGCTGCACCAAGCCATGGTCGTGCTCTCGTCAGGTTTCGGTGGAACCGATCCCTCGACCACCGGCCCCGGCGCGATGCAGCTGCAGAAGTACATGACCGGTGGCCGTTTCCCGGAGGACAACACCGCGTTGCCCAAGGCGCCGGTGCCGGTCATCAGCGTCTACTATCCGACCCGCACCTATGACGAATTCCGCCAGAACAGCATGGAGTTCATGCAGAACCTGGCCAACCCGGAGATTGGCGGGTTCTTCACAGTGATGCAGGCGGGCCAGGGCGGCCGCGGTGGAGCCATCGTCAATGCGGTCCGCGCTCGCTTCGCGAAGATGTACATCGTGAAGTGGCGAGTCGCGTGCATCGCGCCAGCCGTCACGCAGACCTTCAGTCTCAACTTCACGAACGTGAAGCCCCCGATTCTGGGCGACAACAGCTTCAAGGAAGTGCCTGTCGGCATCGACCCATCGACCTGGCCGCTCGACGTGAACATCTCCTACACCCAGGAGATGGGAAAGCGTCAAGGTGGTGTCTATCCCGGCGGCAAGTTCAAGGTGTACGGCGACTTCTGCTGGGGCGGTGACAAAGGGCGCGCCGAAGTCTACTTCTTGCCAGCAGGGCAACAGGTGCCCGCTGCCCTGGCAGGTGCCGACGTGGAGAAAGCCAAGCGCACCCAGCAACAGCTGATCGCAATGGGTATGAAGGGCGCGCCGACGGAGGCCAGTGACACCTTCGTAGAGTTCGAAGCCCCCGACAAAGACAAGATCCTCCACGGCTCGGGTGAGCAGGCGGTGGTTCGTGTCATCGTCTACGACAACAAGGCGCTGCGAACGAGCGGGGTGACTTCCGACTCCATCATTCAGATCAAAGGTACGAGCGCTCCCTTCCCTCTGCTTTGGGTGCTCGGGGGCGCGTTCGGTCTAGTGGTGGTGCTGCTGCTCGTCGTCATCATCGTGAAGAGCGGTGGCAAAAAGCGCGGAGGCCCGCCGCCGCCAGCCCCCGTCGTCGCCGGAGGCTATCCGCCCCCTGGCGGCTATGGCCCGCCAGGCGGAGGCTACCCGCCTCCTGGCGGAGGATACGGCGGTGCGCCGCCACCAGGCGGAGGCTATCCACCTCCAGGCGGCGGCTATCCACCCCCAGGTGGAGGATATGGAGCATCTGCGCCCCCTCTCGTGAACCCCGTCGTCGCCCCCTTGGGCGGCGGCGGGGCAAACAAAGAGTTCATGTACGGCAACGACGGTGGCCCCAATGCATTCGGCGTCACGGGCGACGCTCCGGTTCCCAATCCAGCGCCCCCCAACCCCTATGCTGCGGCAGCTCCACCCCCGACGCGCGCGACGCTGACGGGTGCGGCGGGCACCTTCACCATCGTAGCGGGAGTGGAGATGAAGGCGGGCCGGGATGGCTCCGCGTGCGGCATCCTGCTGACGGAGCCGCGGGTCTCCGGCATCCATGCGAGCCTGAAGCTCGAAGGGGGGCAGTTGCTCATTCGTGACGAAAACAGCAACAACGGTACGCAGATCAACGGGAACCGCCTGACGCCGGGAGGCTGGTCACCAGTACTCAACGGCTCACTCTTGCGCTTCGGGCCCGTCGAGTTCAGCGTCCGCTTGGAGTAG
- a CDS encoding FHA domain-containing protein, translating to MRVGTPEGLNPFGATMTPDMGPSPFGPPAGPPPGGPPAAPPGAMPPGAAPPGAMPPGAMPPGAAGPPGAFPGAPAGPGPNSPTPAQAPQAQQRWNDPSAFAATAPPPTADEHEAANAGQPPVQISPPPQPAGQPGPSAVPPEREADPATEIDASDPLKVAADAPRVLAGFLVSYEGDDLGTFYPLYQGRNVIGRKDAAEGLDIPIDHPTTSSRHAVIHAAARPGRAKLEDGGSTNGTFLNDEKIPPKAPHELADGDEIRFGGYAVTVKIV from the coding sequence GTGCGCGTCGGAACGCCCGAAGGCCTCAATCCGTTCGGCGCGACGATGACGCCGGACATGGGGCCGTCGCCCTTCGGGCCGCCCGCCGGCCCGCCGCCCGGGGGACCACCGGCAGCACCGCCCGGCGCGATGCCACCCGGCGCGGCGCCGCCCGGTGCGATGCCGCCCGGCGCGATGCCGCCCGGCGCAGCTGGCCCCCCCGGTGCTTTCCCCGGCGCGCCCGCTGGCCCCGGACCGAACTCACCGACGCCAGCGCAAGCCCCACAAGCGCAGCAGCGGTGGAACGACCCGTCGGCGTTTGCGGCGACGGCTCCACCTCCCACAGCCGACGAGCACGAGGCGGCGAATGCAGGGCAACCACCTGTGCAAATCAGTCCGCCGCCTCAACCCGCGGGGCAACCTGGGCCATCAGCGGTGCCGCCGGAGCGAGAAGCAGATCCCGCCACCGAAATCGACGCCAGTGATCCGCTCAAAGTGGCAGCAGATGCCCCGCGCGTCTTGGCCGGCTTTCTCGTCAGCTACGAGGGTGACGACCTGGGCACGTTCTATCCGCTCTATCAGGGCCGCAACGTGATTGGGCGCAAAGACGCGGCGGAAGGCCTCGACATTCCAATCGATCACCCGACTACGTCCTCGCGGCACGCGGTGATTCACGCTGCGGCGAGACCGGGTCGCGCCAAGCTCGAGGACGGAGGCAGCACCAACGGCACGTTCCTCAACGACGAGAAGATTCCGCCGAAGGCACCGCACGAACTCGCGGATGGCGACGAAATCCGCTTCGGCGGCTACGCGGTGACCGTCAAGATCGTCTGA
- the rplS gene encoding 50S ribosomal protein L19, which yields MSSKIEAMEKSALRQDLPAFRVGDTIAVHYRIVEGDKLRTQVFRGTVIKRHRAGARSTFTVRKTSFNVGVERIFPLHSPRIEQIEVVSRGVVRQARLFYLRGLSGKAARIKDEKDI from the coding sequence ATCAGCTCAAAAATCGAAGCCATGGAAAAGAGCGCGCTGCGCCAGGATTTGCCCGCTTTTCGCGTGGGCGACACGATCGCGGTCCACTACCGCATCGTCGAAGGTGACAAGCTGCGCACCCAGGTCTTCCGCGGAACGGTGATCAAACGCCACCGCGCCGGGGCACGCAGCACCTTCACCGTGCGCAAGACCAGCTTCAACGTCGGCGTGGAGCGCATTTTTCCGCTGCATTCGCCACGAATCGAACAGATCGAGGTCGTGTCGCGAGGCGTGGTTCGCCAGGCTCGCTTGTTCTACCTCCGCGGGCTGAGCGGCAAGGCCGCCCGCATCAAGGACGAGAAAGACATCTAG
- the rplC gene encoding 50S ribosomal protein L3 codes for MNKNLGVVGRKLGMTQVFTDDGTVIPCTVIEANSIVVGKRTQEKDGYDALILGMGQRKEKATTKPLAGFYKKANVEPQQVVREVRCSAEEVAAHEVGQAVKLDAVFQEGQFVDVRGTTKGRGFTGVMKRYGFKGAVSSHGAHEYKRHGGSIGTNMTPGRVMPGRKMPGQHGNQTVSVLSQRIVKLVPDQGLILVRGGIPGSKNGIVFVNGAIKKKNAGKPAS; via the coding sequence ATGAACAAGAACTTGGGTGTCGTCGGCCGCAAGCTCGGCATGACGCAGGTCTTCACGGACGACGGAACGGTCATTCCTTGCACCGTGATCGAGGCGAACAGCATCGTCGTCGGCAAGCGCACGCAAGAGAAGGATGGCTACGACGCGCTGATCCTCGGGATGGGCCAGCGCAAGGAAAAGGCCACCACCAAGCCTTTGGCCGGCTTCTACAAGAAGGCGAACGTAGAGCCACAGCAGGTCGTGCGAGAGGTTCGTTGCAGCGCCGAAGAGGTCGCCGCCCACGAGGTGGGACAGGCTGTGAAGCTCGACGCCGTATTCCAAGAGGGACAGTTCGTAGACGTGCGCGGCACCACCAAGGGCCGCGGCTTCACCGGCGTGATGAAGCGCTATGGCTTCAAGGGCGCCGTCTCCTCCCACGGGGCGCACGAGTACAAGCGCCACGGCGGTTCAATCGGTACCAACATGACGCCTGGTCGCGTCATGCCGGGCCGCAAGATGCCCGGTCAACACGGCAACCAGACGGTCTCCGTGCTCAGCCAGCGCATCGTCAAGCTGGTGCCAGACCAGGGACTGATCTTGGTGCGTGGCGGCATCCCCGGTTCGAAGAACGGTATCGTGTTCGTCAACGGTGCCATCAAGAAGAAGAACGCCGGCAAGCCGGCGAGCTGA